One Thunnus albacares chromosome 12, fThuAlb1.1, whole genome shotgun sequence genomic region harbors:
- the LOC122993922 gene encoding uncharacterized protein LOC122993922 isoform X2, with amino-acid sequence MGEKLCIDAAREDDSLGRLVNDDHDIRPGEEITYNYGDSDWPWRLKVSTEARPHHAAWASDCTKDVKQVVSEDVSHSLQRDFMHLAKGKTSRSRYFLLWH; translated from the exons ATGGGGGAAAAACTATG TATTGATGCAGCCAGAGAGGACGACTCTCTAGGGAGACTCGTCAACGATGATCAT GACATCAGGCCAGGGGAAGAGATAACCTACAACTATGGAGATTCGGACTGGCCATGGAGATTAAAG GTTTCAACTGAAGCACGTCCTCACCATGCAGCCTGGGCATCTGACTGCACCAAAGATGTTAAACAG GTCGTCAGTGAGGATGTCAGTCATTCTCTGCAGCGGGACTTCATGCACCTCGCTAAAGGGAAAACTAGCAG GTCTCGCTACTTCCTGTTGTGGCACTGA
- the LOC122993922 gene encoding N-lysine methyltransferase KMT5A-A-like isoform X1, whose product MGEKLCIDAAREDDSLGRLVNDDHVSPNSRMRIITVDRKPHLCLFAIKDIRPGEEITYNYGDSDWPWRLKVSTEARPHHAAWASDCTKDVKQVVSEDVSHSLQRDFMHLAKGKTSRSRYFLLWH is encoded by the exons ATGGGGGAAAAACTATG TATTGATGCAGCCAGAGAGGACGACTCTCTAGGGAGACTCGTCAACGATGATCATGTAAGCCCAAACAGCAGAATGAGGATCATCACTGTGGATAGAAAGCCTCATCTCTGTTTATTTGCAATCAAGGACATCAGGCCAGGGGAAGAGATAACCTACAACTATGGAGATTCGGACTGGCCATGGAGATTAAAG GTTTCAACTGAAGCACGTCCTCACCATGCAGCCTGGGCATCTGACTGCACCAAAGATGTTAAACAG GTCGTCAGTGAGGATGTCAGTCATTCTCTGCAGCGGGACTTCATGCACCTCGCTAAAGGGAAAACTAGCAG GTCTCGCTACTTCCTGTTGTGGCACTGA